A region from the Aegilops tauschii subsp. strangulata cultivar AL8/78 chromosome 5, Aet v6.0, whole genome shotgun sequence genome encodes:
- the LOC109751713 gene encoding uncharacterized protein has product MGAPPPLPGELVEEILLRVPPDHPACLLRASIICKDWAGIISCPAFRRRLHELHPTPPLLGFLPGGGYVPHQHSFIPTIGSSFSPAAPDHRFWHALDCRHDRALFVSQGQDGYARELLVWEPITGAQQRVPWPAAYPSRCYPTMAAVFCAADGCDHRHCLGGPFHVLVDIQDECIDVPLISVCVYSSETGAWGELLTSILAFSIIETNFSSVLVGSSLLYFLFYNWFNLDYGDPSILEYDLSRHALNVFTFSPPDDNYCERHLMLAGDAGLGVIQDFDSHLKLWTREASDRIDARWVLSWVIDLGTLVPTSAPLHEDYRLCVMGVAEGANVIFVDTVDGVFSVELQSEHVRKVCDHGFGILIPVVSFYTPVPRGKPSEEPNEEAGGEEKKTIDRAQQLLSKGSNATKEGDFVNTFECVSNDHNIRVPCYGEGALEGASMLNKHGCALLPKDSSGDIPKSAPNEVSVKGTTSKDDGRNSTTSDSNVEGAPASEKVRILKQQQEDEERKLQDAKKKGQVGQAVGIMMLLLSWILEWT; this is encoded by the exons ATGGGAGCACCGCCGCCGCTACCGGGCGAGCTCGTCGAAGAGATCCTCCTCCGCGTCCCGCCGGACCACCCCGCATGCCTCCTCCGCGCCTCCATCATCTGCAAGGACTGGGCCGGCATCATCTCATGCCCAGccttccgccgccgcctccacgagctccacCCGACACCACCCCTCCTCGGCTTCCTCCCTGGCGGGGGCTACGTGCCCCACCAGCACAGCTTCATACCCACCATCGGCTCGTCCTTCTCACCCGCCGCCCCGGACCACCGCTTCTGGCATGCCCTTGACTGCCGCCACGACCGCGCCCTCTTCGTCTCCCAGGGCCAGGATGGATATGCTCGGGAACTCCTTGTGTGGGAGCCAATCACGGGCGCCCAGCAGCGCGTACCGTGGCCCGCGGCGTATCCGTCCCGCTGCTACCCGACTATGGCGGCCGTGTTCTGCGCAGCGGACGGGTGTGACCATCGCCACTGCCTCGGGGGTCCTTTCCATGTGCTAGTCGACATCCAGGATGAATGCATTGACGTGCCTCTCATATCAGTGTGCGTATACTCGTCGGAGACCGGCGCCTGGGGCGAGCTGCTGACCTCCATCCTGGCCTTCTCCATAATCGAAACAAACTTTTCCAGCGTGCTCGTTGGGAGCTCTCTGCTTTACTTCCTGTTCTACAACTGGTTCAACCTCGACTACGGCGATCCATCGATTCTGGAGTATGACTTGTCAAGGCATGCCCTGAATGTGTTTACCTTTAGCCCACCAGACGACAACTACTGTGAACGCCACCTCATGCTGGCTGGGGATGCTGGACTGGGCGTAATCCAAGACTTTGATTCGCATCTCAAATTGTGGACAAGAGAGGCGAGTGACCGCATTGATGCACGATGGGTGCTCAGTTGGGTCATCGACCTCGGCACTTTGGTACCAACTAGTGCCCCATTGCATGAAGATTATAGACTGTGCGTGATGGGCGTCGCTGAGGGAGCAAATGTCATTTTCGTCGACACAGTTGATGGTGTTTTCTCAGTTGAGTTACAGTCGGAGCATGTGAGGAAGGTGTGCGATCATGGCTTCGGTATTTTGATCCCAGTTGTCAGCTTCTACACTCCTGTACCCCGAGGCAAGCCTAGTGAGGAGCCTAACGAGGAGGCAGGGGGTGAGGAGAAGAAAACAATAGATCGGGCACAACAGCTGTTGAGCAAGGGGTCCAATGCGACCAAGGAAGGGGACTTTGTCAACACATTCGAATGCGTCAGCAACGACCACAATATCAG GGTTCCTTGTTATGGAGAAGGTGCTCTGGAGGGTGCTAGCATGCTCAACAAACATGGATGTGCCTTGCTACCGAAAGATTCTTCGGGTGATATTCCCAAGAGTGCACCAAATGAAGTGTCCGTGAAGGGTACAACCAGCAAAGATGATGGCAGAAACTCGACGACCTCTGATAGCAATGTTGAGGGTGCTCCAGCTTCAGAGAAAG TGAGGATATTGAAACAACAGCAAGAGGATGAGGAGAGGAAGCTTCAAGATGCAAAGAAG AAGGGGCAGGTTGGCCAGGCTGTGGGCATTATGATGTTGTTGCTGTCATGGATTTTGGAGTGGACGTGA